In the genome of Myxococcus stipitatus, one region contains:
- a CDS encoding DUF2135 domain-containing protein — protein MLSVILALLLSQTPPAANPRQQGVPIGKGKTLPTVKLSAPTGGWTVDRMLLVEGTLSDTTIDPVVVSINGDRYLMRTFNGRFSRKFPAGSGKNIVTVMATNQAGTARAQATSYAQIPPVPFKVILTSDTDGVYTDLHVYEPTDTSVKDSALQISSMAHVYWADTSSPSGGTFFLNSQGGDFDQPAYGPYLYIHRAPPKGVYLVATNYWPSGDKAHTLATLNLALFEGTPHEVRRMVRIPLATPGTTRVLAWVNVLGDGQAEVYVPSQDPKPTRAGWPNNLDAALKELQSNGDGGGEY, from the coding sequence ATGCTTTCCGTCATCCTTGCCCTGCTGCTGTCGCAGACGCCGCCTGCCGCCAACCCGCGCCAGCAGGGCGTTCCCATCGGGAAGGGCAAGACGCTGCCCACCGTGAAGCTCAGCGCCCCCACCGGAGGCTGGACGGTGGACCGGATGCTGCTCGTCGAGGGCACCCTCAGCGACACCACCATCGACCCCGTGGTCGTCTCCATCAACGGCGACCGCTACCTGATGCGCACCTTCAACGGGCGCTTCAGCCGCAAGTTCCCCGCGGGCAGCGGCAAGAACATCGTCACGGTGATGGCCACCAACCAGGCCGGCACCGCGCGCGCGCAGGCCACCAGCTACGCGCAGATTCCGCCCGTCCCCTTCAAGGTCATCCTCACCAGCGACACGGACGGCGTGTACACGGACCTGCACGTCTACGAGCCCACCGACACGAGCGTGAAGGACTCGGCGCTGCAGATTTCGTCCATGGCGCACGTGTACTGGGCGGACACGTCCAGCCCGTCGGGTGGCACCTTCTTCCTCAACTCGCAGGGCGGCGACTTCGACCAGCCCGCGTATGGCCCGTACCTCTACATCCACCGCGCGCCCCCCAAGGGCGTCTACCTGGTGGCGACCAACTACTGGCCCAGCGGCGACAAGGCCCACACCCTGGCCACGCTCAACCTCGCGCTCTTCGAGGGCACCCCGCACGAGGTCCGCCGCATGGTGCGCATCCCGCTGGCCACGCCGGGCACCACGCGCGTGCTCGCGTGGGTGAACGTGCTGGGGGACGGTCAGGCGGAGGTCTACGTGCCCTCGCAGGACCCCAAGCCCACGCGCGCGGGCTGGCCCAACAACCTGGACGCGGCCCTCAAGGAGCTCCAGTCGAACGGCGACGGCGGCGGCGAGTACTGA
- a CDS encoding DUF1175 family protein: protein MLAALSLLLLLEATAPAAPAPESRDVLLRRQVAQLALAQVRKQDAAWHPDQRDCAGLIRFVFRTAYKNIAPERLSSPLWLDARGRPSDFADAESLLQHSLVPLGRDEATRERVRTGDVLAFRREQDSGPIFHLMLVVRPEDRAHAPARVVYHPGEKGAAVRTGLLHNLADEAPREWRPVPANSAFLGFYRFKEWMP from the coding sequence ATGCTCGCCGCCCTGTCCCTGCTCTTGCTCCTGGAGGCCACCGCGCCGGCCGCGCCCGCGCCGGAGTCGCGCGACGTGCTGCTGCGTCGGCAGGTGGCGCAGCTGGCGCTGGCGCAGGTGCGCAAGCAGGACGCCGCGTGGCATCCGGACCAGCGCGACTGCGCGGGCCTCATCCGCTTCGTCTTCCGTACCGCCTACAAGAACATCGCGCCGGAGCGTCTGTCTTCACCGCTGTGGTTGGACGCGCGCGGCAGGCCCTCTGACTTCGCGGACGCGGAGTCGCTCCTGCAGCACAGCCTGGTGCCGTTGGGCCGGGACGAGGCCACGCGGGAGCGCGTGCGCACCGGAGACGTGCTGGCCTTCCGCCGGGAGCAGGACTCGGGCCCCATCTTCCATCTCATGCTGGTGGTTCGCCCGGAGGACCGGGCGCATGCACCCGCGCGTGTCGTCTATCACCCGGGGGAGAAGGGCGCCGCGGTGCGCACCGGGCTCCTCCACAACCTCGCCGACGAGGCGCCTCGAGAGTGGCGCCCGGTGCCCGCGAACAGCGCGTTCCTCGGCTTCTATCGTTTCAAGGAGTGGATGCCATGA
- a CDS encoding alpha-2-macroglobulin family protein, which produces MRTVARLAVLAAVALSGMALAKPLYITVPRSYVSGEPVAVDVAFEDKGPVELRVLKPDNLEAFIRAQGDLRRAYQTPPTMNNPGRALSRGVNAVSSPGKWLLGALNTSFRDTVGDVLPQAPNLPGSSEPLAKVSEGPKKLVGVPAGFTVARSQWLNLDLGGAERDFNVPGFDTSGGGYGFQERRVVLAPLPAGTYVLQLVQGLVEGQVVLVVSDLTVQLKQTDGEVLVRVAGRDQKPAVGAQVQVYLPKGKGPAGTTDNKGEVRLSVTEPRIIATASVGGDTAIVDTDFYSTLAVAPDVFIYSDRPIYKPGHEVKFRGVLRQPDTYLARLFTPKKRDVTVKLISQEGRALTTRVAVDEFGAFHGTLKVPEDLGTGVMRVEAELDGQPHQGEARVQDYVKPTFYLEAEPESETVVPGQNLRVTVRARRYAGGVPAGAKYEVFLYRTLLDAPAWVDDSGKGGQGSDVTYGSQSSNEGKLSVPERLYSSVAERGAAEDPWSSASAFDASGEAKIEVAVPELKAGEDRLPYRYSLTVRARDDQETFANSTSAFFLSKVEVLGLARYSDAVVAKSGEATLAVRATTLSGKAYGVTQGEVEFVLRRADGSEKSLGKRSFTTAADGTHREKVPTSDVGAVLARVTVKDKRGETWQGEESLLVIGAEDEPVAQVPNLTLASLSGTLEPGDTARLVALMPDGWGAGGRDTGPVWVTLSGGRLHDTQMVELKGRTLVHSFNVEKRFGGAVYASVAYPTATGRWEERTVSFRVIPRERTLTVELQPQRAEATPLTEQSIDVRVTDHEGKGVVAQLSVGVVDKAVYAIQTEFRPKVLDFFYPPARNNVSNFYSAEFQGYGYGEALARKMAGLPDHAFASIKPPSRQTKDLEKDTAHWDPTVVTDRDGRATVRFTLPSNQTLWVVTAVAADTSGRFGEGTSEFATRGGLNLYAALPQFMREGDEALASVRLSAGEKSPASQVLDVKLASLGALKADQSRHKVELAKGGEQVVPLTLKATATGSAQLAVDVSGGKDPLKDRKLFQVEPAAVEDFVKVSAWGGGALEVPAAKEATLTSVELVLQPSIVDASLSNMRELLTYPYGCLEQLVSTTVPNVAVYQVLQKGDALAKLDPDTQALLEEARSRSVQGTARILNLSVKGGGFTWFGGYSTPSLPLTLIALDGLAYASEAGLVDRADPRLVESARWLEAQDGLPPEYEATRAYVLARLEGPKQAARVRALVEASESGDLYPLALAVLAAEKAGIIKEPALQARINALVKKSSEGFTTLAAYRPGQEMALSEAFFHFPLRRVGMTAIAAHAASFGSLDITRARKRILELLSEPGLSTFDRSTALLHSLWLLERDVKAFKGMTPPEVKGVKGDVKFAPRGMGLVAMLAPGTRTVDVGGFDGVATLQATARVPVAAAGVQAEGMSLQRAYYVLREGGKVKLGAGDTVSQGEEVYVELTMDARGGNSVRSAYYVVEDSVPAGFVALQEDKAFRGPPHSLPLAPEALKRRVLDPERATFFFEEPAPWSDSPRTVGYVLRAQFPGTFSAPPARIEDMYAASIHGRTAGDSLKVVPSKKGTGDL; this is translated from the coding sequence ATGAGGACGGTAGCTCGACTCGCGGTACTGGCGGCGGTGGCGCTGTCCGGCATGGCCCTGGCCAAGCCGCTCTACATCACGGTGCCGCGCTCGTATGTCAGCGGTGAGCCGGTGGCGGTGGACGTGGCGTTCGAGGACAAGGGGCCCGTGGAGCTCCGCGTCCTCAAGCCCGACAACCTGGAGGCGTTCATCCGCGCGCAGGGCGACCTGCGCCGCGCGTACCAGACGCCGCCGACGATGAACAACCCGGGCCGCGCGCTCAGCCGGGGCGTCAACGCGGTGAGCTCGCCGGGCAAGTGGCTGTTGGGTGCGCTCAACACCAGCTTCCGCGACACCGTGGGCGACGTGCTTCCCCAGGCGCCCAACCTGCCGGGCTCCAGCGAGCCGTTGGCCAAGGTGTCCGAGGGCCCCAAGAAGCTGGTCGGCGTGCCGGCGGGCTTCACCGTGGCGCGCAGCCAGTGGCTGAACCTGGACCTGGGCGGCGCCGAGCGCGACTTCAACGTGCCGGGCTTCGACACCAGCGGCGGTGGCTATGGCTTCCAGGAGCGCCGCGTGGTGCTCGCGCCGCTGCCCGCGGGCACGTACGTGCTCCAGCTGGTGCAGGGGTTGGTGGAGGGCCAGGTGGTGCTGGTCGTCAGCGACCTGACGGTGCAGCTGAAGCAGACGGATGGCGAGGTGCTGGTGCGCGTGGCGGGCCGGGACCAGAAGCCCGCCGTGGGCGCGCAGGTGCAGGTGTACCTGCCCAAGGGCAAGGGCCCCGCGGGGACGACGGACAACAAGGGCGAGGTGCGCCTGTCCGTGACGGAGCCGCGCATCATCGCCACCGCGTCGGTGGGCGGAGACACGGCCATCGTCGACACGGACTTCTACTCCACGCTGGCGGTGGCGCCGGACGTGTTCATCTACAGCGACCGGCCCATCTACAAGCCGGGCCACGAGGTGAAGTTCCGCGGCGTGCTGCGCCAGCCGGACACGTACCTGGCGCGCCTGTTCACGCCGAAGAAGCGCGACGTGACGGTGAAACTCATCTCGCAGGAGGGCCGGGCCCTCACCACGCGCGTCGCGGTGGATGAGTTCGGCGCCTTCCACGGCACGCTCAAGGTGCCCGAGGACCTGGGCACGGGCGTGATGCGCGTGGAGGCGGAGCTGGACGGACAGCCGCACCAGGGCGAGGCGCGCGTGCAGGACTACGTGAAGCCCACGTTCTACCTGGAGGCGGAGCCCGAGTCGGAGACGGTGGTCCCCGGACAGAACCTGCGCGTGACGGTGCGCGCGCGGCGCTACGCGGGCGGCGTGCCCGCGGGCGCGAAGTACGAGGTGTTCCTCTACCGCACGCTGCTGGATGCGCCCGCGTGGGTGGATGACTCCGGCAAGGGCGGGCAGGGCAGCGACGTGACGTACGGCTCGCAGTCCTCCAACGAGGGCAAGCTGAGCGTGCCCGAGCGCCTGTACTCCTCCGTCGCCGAGCGCGGCGCCGCCGAGGACCCGTGGTCCTCCGCCTCCGCGTTCGACGCGAGCGGCGAGGCGAAGATTGAAGTCGCCGTGCCGGAGCTGAAGGCGGGTGAGGACCGGCTGCCGTACCGCTACTCGCTCACCGTGCGCGCGCGGGATGACCAGGAGACGTTCGCCAACTCCACCTCCGCCTTCTTCCTGTCGAAGGTGGAGGTGCTGGGCCTGGCGCGCTACTCCGACGCGGTGGTGGCGAAGAGCGGCGAGGCGACGCTGGCCGTGCGCGCGACGACGCTGTCGGGCAAGGCCTACGGCGTCACGCAGGGCGAGGTGGAGTTCGTGCTGCGCCGCGCGGATGGCTCCGAGAAGAGCCTGGGCAAGCGCTCGTTCACCACGGCGGCGGACGGGACGCACCGCGAGAAGGTGCCGACGTCCGACGTGGGCGCGGTGCTCGCGCGAGTCACCGTGAAGGACAAGCGCGGTGAGACGTGGCAGGGCGAGGAGTCGCTGCTGGTGATTGGCGCCGAGGACGAGCCGGTGGCGCAGGTGCCGAACCTCACGCTGGCCTCGCTGTCGGGCACGCTGGAGCCGGGCGACACGGCGCGGCTGGTGGCGCTGATGCCGGACGGCTGGGGCGCGGGTGGGCGCGACACGGGCCCGGTGTGGGTGACGCTGTCGGGCGGGCGCCTGCATGACACGCAGATGGTGGAACTCAAGGGCCGCACGCTGGTGCACAGCTTCAACGTGGAGAAGCGCTTCGGCGGCGCGGTGTATGCGTCCGTCGCGTACCCCACGGCCACGGGCCGGTGGGAGGAGCGCACGGTGTCCTTCCGCGTGATTCCGCGCGAGCGCACCCTCACGGTGGAGCTGCAGCCCCAGCGCGCGGAGGCCACGCCGCTCACCGAGCAGAGCATCGACGTGCGCGTCACGGACCACGAGGGCAAGGGCGTGGTGGCGCAGCTCTCCGTGGGCGTGGTGGACAAGGCGGTCTACGCCATCCAGACGGAGTTCCGTCCCAAGGTGCTGGACTTCTTCTACCCGCCCGCGCGCAACAACGTGTCCAACTTCTACTCGGCGGAGTTCCAGGGCTACGGCTATGGCGAGGCGCTCGCGCGGAAGATGGCGGGCCTGCCGGACCATGCCTTCGCCTCCATCAAGCCGCCGAGCCGTCAGACGAAGGACCTGGAGAAGGACACGGCGCACTGGGACCCGACGGTGGTGACGGACCGCGATGGCCGCGCCACGGTGCGCTTCACGCTGCCGTCCAACCAGACGCTGTGGGTGGTGACGGCGGTGGCGGCGGACACGTCCGGCCGCTTCGGCGAGGGCACGTCCGAGTTCGCCACGCGCGGCGGGCTGAACCTGTACGCGGCGCTGCCGCAGTTCATGCGCGAGGGCGACGAGGCGCTGGCCTCCGTCCGCCTGTCCGCGGGGGAGAAGTCGCCCGCGAGCCAGGTGCTGGACGTGAAGCTCGCGTCCCTGGGCGCGCTGAAGGCGGACCAGTCGCGGCACAAGGTGGAGCTGGCGAAGGGCGGCGAGCAGGTGGTGCCGCTGACGCTGAAGGCCACGGCGACGGGCTCCGCGCAGCTGGCGGTGGACGTGTCGGGCGGCAAGGACCCGCTGAAGGACCGCAAGCTGTTCCAGGTGGAGCCCGCGGCGGTGGAGGACTTCGTCAAGGTGAGCGCGTGGGGCGGCGGTGCGCTGGAGGTGCCCGCGGCGAAGGAGGCGACGCTGACGAGCGTGGAGCTGGTGCTCCAGCCGTCCATCGTCGACGCGTCCCTGTCCAACATGCGCGAGCTGCTCACGTACCCGTACGGCTGCCTGGAGCAGCTCGTGTCGACGACGGTGCCCAACGTGGCCGTCTACCAGGTGCTCCAGAAGGGCGACGCGCTGGCGAAGCTGGACCCGGACACGCAGGCGCTGTTGGAGGAGGCGCGCAGCCGCTCGGTGCAGGGCACGGCGCGCATCCTCAACCTGTCGGTGAAGGGCGGTGGCTTCACGTGGTTCGGCGGCTACAGCACGCCCAGCCTGCCGCTGACGCTCATCGCGTTGGATGGTCTGGCGTACGCGTCCGAGGCGGGGCTGGTGGACCGCGCGGACCCGCGCCTCGTGGAGAGCGCGCGGTGGCTGGAGGCGCAGGACGGCCTGCCGCCCGAGTACGAGGCGACGCGGGCGTACGTGCTGGCGCGTCTGGAAGGGCCGAAGCAGGCGGCGCGGGTGCGTGCGCTGGTGGAGGCGTCCGAGTCGGGTGACCTGTACCCGCTGGCGCTGGCGGTGCTCGCGGCGGAGAAGGCGGGCATCATCAAGGAGCCCGCGCTGCAGGCGCGCATCAACGCGCTGGTGAAGAAGAGCTCCGAGGGCTTCACCACGCTGGCCGCGTACCGTCCGGGCCAGGAGATGGCGCTGTCCGAGGCGTTCTTCCACTTCCCGCTGCGGCGCGTGGGCATGACGGCCATCGCCGCGCACGCGGCCTCGTTCGGCTCGCTGGACATCACCCGCGCGCGCAAGCGCATCCTGGAGCTCCTGTCGGAGCCGGGCCTGTCCACGTTCGACCGGAGCACGGCGCTGCTGCACTCGCTGTGGCTGCTCGAGCGCGACGTGAAGGCGTTCAAGGGCATGACGCCGCCCGAGGTGAAGGGGGTGAAGGGCGACGTGAAGTTCGCGCCTCGCGGCATGGGCCTCGTCGCGATGCTGGCGCCGGGGACGCGCACGGTGGACGTGGGCGGCTTCGACGGCGTGGCGACGCTCCAGGCCACCGCGCGGGTTCCGGTCGCGGCGGCGGGTGTCCAGGCCGAGGGCATGTCCTTGCAGCGCGCCTACTACGTGCTGCGCGAGGGCGGGAAGGTGAAGCTGGGCGCGGGGGACACGGTGTCCCAGGGCGAGGAGGTCTACGTGGAGCTGACGATGGACGCGCGCGGGGGCAACTCGGTGCGGTCGGCGTACTACGTGGTGGAGGACTCGGTGCCCGCGGGCTTCGTGGCGCTCCAGGAGGACAAGGCGTTCCGAGGTCCTCCGCACTCGCTGCCGCTGGCGCCCGAGGCGCTGAAGCGTCGGGTGCTGGACCCGGAGCGGGCCACGTTCTTCTTCGAGGAGCCCGCGCCCTGGAGCGACAGTCCGCGCACGGTGGGCTACGTGCTGCGCGCGCAGTTCCCAGGCACGTTCTCCGCGCCTCCCGCGCGCATCGAGGACATGTACGCGGCGAGCATCCACGGCCGCACGGCGGGGGACTCGCTGAAGGTCGTCCCGTCGAAGAAGGGCACGGGAGACCTGTAG
- a CDS encoding GNAT family N-acetyltransferase codes for MRIRRAEAGDTAGIAAIILPTIREGTTYALDADMSEAAALAYWMGPDKETFVAEEDGVILGTYFIRPNQAGGGKHVCNCGYMTNRAATGRGIARLMCAHSLEHARSRGYRAMQFNFVVSTNERAVKLWQAMGFTIVGRLPLAFHHPTAGDVDAFVMHQPL; via the coding sequence ATGCGCATCCGGAGAGCCGAGGCGGGTGACACCGCTGGAATCGCAGCCATCATCCTCCCCACCATTCGCGAAGGCACGACGTACGCGCTCGACGCGGACATGAGCGAGGCGGCGGCGCTCGCCTATTGGATGGGCCCGGACAAGGAGACGTTCGTCGCGGAGGAGGACGGCGTCATCCTCGGCACCTACTTCATCCGCCCGAACCAGGCGGGGGGTGGGAAGCACGTCTGCAACTGTGGCTACATGACGAACAGGGCCGCCACGGGCCGAGGCATCGCGCGCCTCATGTGCGCGCACTCGCTGGAGCACGCGCGCTCGCGTGGCTATCGCGCCATGCAGTTCAACTTCGTCGTCAGCACGAACGAGCGCGCCGTGAAGCTCTGGCAGGCGATGGGCTTCACCATCGTCGGACGGCTGCCGCTCGCGTTCCACCATCCGACCGCGGGCGATGTCGATGCATTCGTGATGCACCAGCCTCTCTGA
- a CDS encoding glyoxalase has protein sequence MIQGIDHIQLAMPRGEEPRARAFYGGLLGLREVPKPPELAKRGGLWFELADGRALHLGVEEPFLPAKKAHPGFRATELEALGARLHGADCVVTWDSSVPGVRRFHSADPFGNRLEFQEQSAER, from the coding sequence ATGATTCAAGGGATTGATCACATCCAGCTCGCGATGCCTCGGGGCGAGGAGCCTCGGGCGCGGGCGTTCTACGGAGGGCTGCTGGGGCTGCGCGAGGTCCCCAAGCCCCCCGAGCTGGCGAAGCGGGGCGGGCTCTGGTTCGAGCTGGCCGATGGGCGCGCCCTCCACCTGGGCGTGGAGGAGCCGTTTCTCCCCGCGAAGAAGGCGCATCCCGGCTTTCGGGCGACGGAGCTGGAGGCGCTGGGGGCTCGACTGCACGGCGCGGATTGCGTGGTGACCTGGGACTCCTCGGTGCCGGGGGTCCGTCGGTTCCACAGCGCGGACCCGTTCGGGAACCGGTTGGAGTTCCAAGAGCAGTCAGCCGAGCGATAG
- a CDS encoding DUF1254 domain-containing protein, producing the protein MALQIPTAAHHAFEHSFPTPETARSIYDEQDFQRAVETYRFFYPSVSMEGIFNGNREAGIEDGKALMVLAAGPRHLVFTANSDTPYASGALDLKAMGPIVIDVPPGPYIALVNDHHQRWVVDMGIPGPDGGKGGKYLVLPPGFSGSTPPGYHVARCDTYKALIAIRALPIDGDVAGALAALREVKVHPLSNPAAVLPYVDGTTRALDATPLRWEKNLEYWRRLHSIINTEPSLDEFRPMYGALAALGVAKGKPFAPDERMRTVLERAASFALEQMRVEGFASQRPDRVVWKDRRWEWIGLIVDDANFETPEYLDLQARDRWFVQAIVASPAMFRRQAGVGSIYFLAARDQRGAYLDGGKNYKLVVPQPVPAKMFWSVTAYDASTRSQVQTPQDKAVLGSLQTRFQPGPDGAIELRFGPHPPAGQEQQWIQTAPGTGFFLYFRIYGPEPASLDGSWKLEDVTEA; encoded by the coding sequence ATGGCCCTTCAGATTCCGACCGCCGCGCACCACGCCTTCGAGCACTCGTTCCCCACGCCCGAGACCGCTCGGAGCATCTACGACGAGCAGGACTTCCAACGCGCCGTGGAGACCTACCGCTTCTTCTATCCCTCCGTCTCCATGGAGGGCATCTTCAATGGCAACCGCGAGGCCGGCATCGAGGACGGCAAGGCCCTCATGGTGCTCGCCGCGGGGCCTCGCCACCTCGTCTTCACCGCGAACTCCGACACGCCCTATGCCTCCGGCGCGCTCGACCTCAAGGCCATGGGCCCCATCGTCATCGACGTCCCTCCCGGCCCCTACATCGCCCTCGTCAATGACCACCACCAGCGCTGGGTCGTCGACATGGGCATCCCCGGTCCCGATGGCGGCAAGGGCGGCAAGTACCTCGTCCTCCCGCCTGGGTTCTCGGGCTCCACGCCTCCCGGCTACCACGTCGCTCGCTGCGACACGTACAAGGCCCTCATCGCCATCCGCGCACTCCCCATCGACGGAGACGTCGCCGGCGCCCTGGCCGCGCTCCGCGAGGTGAAGGTCCATCCCCTCTCGAACCCCGCCGCCGTGCTCCCCTACGTCGACGGCACCACCCGCGCGCTCGATGCCACCCCGCTGCGCTGGGAGAAGAATCTCGAGTATTGGCGGCGACTCCATTCCATCATCAACACCGAGCCCTCGCTCGACGAGTTCCGCCCCATGTACGGCGCCCTCGCGGCACTCGGCGTCGCCAAGGGAAAGCCCTTCGCCCCGGATGAGCGCATGCGCACCGTCCTGGAGCGCGCCGCCAGCTTCGCCCTCGAGCAGATGCGCGTCGAGGGCTTCGCCAGCCAGCGTCCCGACCGCGTCGTCTGGAAGGACCGCCGCTGGGAATGGATTGGCCTCATCGTCGACGACGCCAACTTCGAGACGCCCGAGTACCTGGACCTCCAAGCCCGAGACCGCTGGTTCGTCCAGGCCATCGTCGCCTCCCCCGCCATGTTCCGAAGGCAGGCGGGCGTCGGCTCCATCTACTTCCTCGCCGCACGCGACCAGCGCGGCGCCTACCTGGATGGCGGCAAGAACTACAAGCTCGTCGTCCCCCAACCCGTCCCCGCGAAGATGTTCTGGTCCGTCACCGCCTACGACGCCAGCACGCGCTCACAGGTACAGACGCCTCAGGACAAGGCCGTGCTCGGCTCCCTCCAGACCCGCTTCCAGCCCGGCCCGGATGGCGCCATCGAGCTCCGCTTCGGCCCCCACCCTCCCGCCGGCCAGGAGCAGCAGTGGATCCAGACCGCCCCCGGGACAGGCTTCTTCCTCTACTTCCGAATCTACGGCCCCGAGCCCGCGAGCCTCGATGGCTCATGGAAGCTGGAGGACGTGACCGAGGCCTGA
- a CDS encoding NUDIX hydrolase, producing MSGSGAWQGNIRARLHERVRERGFDSLTAFAEAHPAVPLHALADELGADVAAVQILNELLGEAVQRRQVTRFVRDVLVRELADGLPDGWPAVLDDASRFEVAMALGRWTSYSPVTHEDRVRKASGALLAQPPPAGWRPLGPDDELLRSLLPDDEA from the coding sequence AGCGGGTCCGCGAGCGCGGCTTCGACTCGCTCACTGCCTTTGCCGAGGCCCATCCCGCCGTTCCGTTGCATGCATTGGCGGATGAGCTGGGGGCCGACGTCGCGGCGGTGCAGATTCTGAATGAGCTGCTCGGTGAAGCAGTGCAGCGCAGGCAGGTCACTCGATTCGTGCGTGACGTGCTCGTGCGTGAGCTGGCGGATGGCCTCCCCGATGGTTGGCCGGCCGTGCTGGACGACGCGAGCCGATTTGAGGTGGCCATGGCGCTGGGGCGCTGGACGTCCTACAGCCCGGTGACACACGAGGACCGGGTCCGGAAGGCCAGTGGGGCTCTCCTCGCGCAGCCACCGCCGGCGGGCTGGCGTCCTCTCGGACCTGATGACGAGCTGCTTCGCTCGCTCCTGCCCGACGACGAAGCCTGA